The following are encoded together in the Salvia hispanica cultivar TCC Black 2014 chromosome 6, UniMelb_Shisp_WGS_1.0, whole genome shotgun sequence genome:
- the LOC125195298 gene encoding uncharacterized protein LOC125195298, whose amino-acid sequence MDSDDENFQRLVDKKIEELVAAVQDEADEEEAALAAAAAIPRPRYRHRFINRDHVGADQRCFTLQSDATGRPGLSTYQKCTTAIRQLAYAGPADMFDEYLQMGETTALKTLRQFCKGIKELFKGEYLRKPTAEECQRLINMHGTMHHFPGMRGSIDCMHWEWRNCPVAWKGQFTSGFKGRHPMMILEAVADYRLRICFVANGTQYNRAYYLADGIYPRWPVFVKTIRQPVGPKQTYFAKKQEGARKDVERAFGVLQSRWAILRCPVRQWHENDVADIMTACIILHNMIIEDEGFTAERWAPEDGASTSHGIATPPLRRWVYHAVMNT is encoded by the exons ATGGATTCCGACGATGAAAATTTTCAGCGTTTGGTTGATAAGAAGATCGAAGAACTCGTTGCAGCGGTGCAAGATGAAGCCgacgaggaggaggcggctttggcggcggcggcggccatCCCTCGGCCGAGATACCGTCACCGGTTTATCAACCGTGACCATGTCGGAGCCGACCAGCG GTGCTTCACCTTGCAGAGTGATGCCACCGGTCGACCCGGATTGTCGACATATCAGAAGTGCACGACCGCAATTAGGCAGCTTGCCTATGCCGGGCCTGCTgacatgttcgacgaataTCTACAGATGGGCGAAACGACTGCCCTCAAGACGCTGAGGCAGTTTTGCAAGGGTATCAAAGAACTCTTCAAAGGGGAGTACCTACGGAAACCGACGGCCGAGGAATGCCAGCGACTAATAAATATGCACGGGACAATGCATCATTTTCCGGGCATGAGGGGCAGCATCGATTGCATGCACTGGGAGTGGAGGAACTGCCCGGTGGCTTGGAAGGGGCAGTTCACTTCTGGTTTCAAAGGGCGACATCCCATGATGATTCTTGAAGCCGTTGCTGACTACCGCTTGCgaatctg CTTCGTGGCCAATGGCACGCAGTACAACAGGGCATACTATTTGGCCGATGGAATATACCCTCGCTGGCCCGTGTTTGTCAAGACGATCCGACAACCAGTTGGGCCGAAGCAGAcctattttgcaaaaaaacaAGAGGGTGCTAGGAAGGATGTTGAGCGGGCTTTCGGAGTCCTCCAATCGCGATGGGCCATTTTACGGTGTCCGGTTCGACAATGGCACGAAAATGATGTCGCAGACATCATGACTGCATGTATCATActgcacaatatgataatagaagACGAAGGCTTTACTGCAGAGCGTTGGGCACCGGAAGATGGTGCTAGCACAAGTCACGGTATTGCAACCCCTCCTCTCCGCAGATGGGTGTACCACGCAGTAATGAATACTTGA